One Pseudomonadales bacterium genomic region harbors:
- a CDS encoding prepilin-type N-terminal cleavage/methylation domain-containing protein, with translation MTSNKIHTQVGFTLIELIMVIVILGILALGTTRYIVQSMEQYTQSADRAKLIAAGRIAVEKMTRRLRNALPNSVRVSTSGSCIEYFPVLGASSYEGVLPASVSTLITASFTLSSAAQNYAVIAALAPSELYKDSYSASEVIAQTTITGTGARTDIPLQSEHSFTRTSPTQRVYLVGKPERFCASSNALTFYAGYNIDNTFVESNPGGTDTLIAENIDITDPQVFEYVPGTQVRNALVNVSLNLLRSGDPVKISHTVQIRNVP, from the coding sequence GTGACATCCAATAAAATACACACACAGGTCGGCTTCACCCTGATTGAATTAATTATGGTCATCGTCATTCTGGGGATTCTCGCCTTGGGCACCACGCGCTACATCGTGCAGAGCATGGAGCAATACACCCAGTCCGCCGATCGCGCAAAATTAATAGCCGCTGGGCGCATCGCGGTGGAGAAAATGACCCGGCGTTTACGTAACGCGTTACCCAATAGCGTGCGCGTGAGTACTTCAGGCAGCTGCATTGAATATTTTCCTGTGTTGGGGGCAAGTTCATATGAAGGTGTATTACCTGCATCGGTCAGCACTTTAATCACGGCTTCTTTTACGCTCTCTAGTGCAGCACAAAATTATGCGGTGATTGCCGCGCTCGCGCCGAGCGAACTCTATAAAGACAGCTATAGCGCCAGCGAAGTCATCGCACAAACGACGATTACGGGAACCGGCGCGCGCACCGATATTCCCTTGCAAAGCGAGCATAGTTTTACCCGCACTTCACCCACGCAACGGGTTTATCTCGTCGGTAAACCGGAACGTTTTTGTGCATCGAGCAATGCGCTGACTTTTTATGCCGGTTATAACATCGACAACACCTTTGTCGAAAGTAACCCCGGCGGGACGGACACTTTGATTGCTGAAAATATCGATATAACCGATCCACAGGTGTTTGAGTATGTGCCCGGTACGCAGGTGCGAAATGCACTGGTGAATGTG